The nucleotide sequence CAACATTTTCTATGGTGCATCTGAATGAGCACAGATGATTGGGTGTGGATCTAACAAGCGCCATGGTCTCTGATGAAATAGACCCAACTTCCTCCCGACTACATTGACCTCGAGAAGCGGGTGGACGCGCTCAAGGCCGTCCACCAGAAGATGCTGGCTGTCACGTAAGACGAAGCATCCTTGCAGCAAGCTCTCTATGTCGCAGGTTCATGACTGATTCTAAAAATCCATTAGCAACCAATATGCCACTGAGGCCTACGACTACCCGCCCAACATCAAGGAGACGTTCTCTGACCTCGGCCGCACCGTCAGCGAGAAGGTGACGCTCCTCTCGTCGGCCACCAGCCCTGCCGAGGCCCAGGCCGCCCTCACGGCGCCCCCTAGCGCGAAGCCTCAGCCCAAGACCTTCTCGCACGCCATTGCTCGCGCATCgctggccagcagccagacgCTGCACCAGACACACGCAGATGCCGGCGAGGACCCCCTGGCCACGGCGCTTGAGAAGTACGCCCTGGCTCAGGAGCGCGTGGGCGAGGCTCGCCTGGCTCAAGACAACCAGATTCAGCGCAGCTTCCTGGCCGGCTGGAACACGACGCTCAACACTAACCTGCTGTTTGCCACACGCGCCCGCAAGAACGTTGAGAACTCGCGCCTGAGCCTGGACGCTGCCAAGGCTCGCGCCAAGGGTACCACATGGAAGCTGCCCGCGACCACGTCGCCGCGCGGTGACGCCGCGGCGCACCACGAGGAGCCGGAGCTCAGCCCTGAGGCGCAGGAAGAGATCGAGAAGGCGGAAGATGAGTTTGTCACGCAGACCGAGGAGGCCGTTGGCGTGATGAAGAATGTGCGTCAAAAGCTAATCCATATTTTTGCGGGATATCAAAGTACTAACCCTACAATTTCTAGGTCCTTGACACCCCCGAGCCGCTCCGCAACCTTGCCGAGCTTGTGGCTGCACAGATGGAGTACCACAAGAAAGCTCACGAGATCTTGTCAGAATTGGCTCCCCTGATTGAGGgactgcaggttgaacaggaggCAAGTCGTGCTTCTGCTTTTGCAATGCACTGATCACGTGCATAACTGTCGACTAATGGCCAATCGTGCCTCATGTACTGCCTACATAATTGCTGACTTGTCCCGGGATTTGATATCGCTGTGTAGGCGAGCTACCGTAAGAGCCGTGAGAGCGCCTCTTGAATGTAAACCCTCCGGGGGGCATAAGACAATAATACAGTTGTCAAGAGTTGGGTGTGACACGCCATCTGGCAAAACTTTCTCTTTAGGGCTGTTTGGGTTCTTGTAGCTTGGTTTGCCAAAGGATCTTTGCCGTGCTAAAACAGGAGCTCACCCGAACCGCAGTAGCCTAGACTTGTGGCCTGCATTGCGGTATTAAACGTGCGGAAGTGGGACGAGGCATCCCATTGGCGTTTTACTGGCAGTGTCTTATTTTTGTTCGCCTAGTTTGTTATTTATTGGATCTAGATATCACAAATGCCCGATGCATTATTAGCAGTATCGAGAGGggggtatttttttttaagagAGCAAAGATGTGTTTTGAAGGTAATCTTTATTTGTATTACTTGCCTTAAGTATCTACTACGCAGGAACCTATAATTACCATGTACCTCTGTAGGGTAGCAATACGGACGATTGTTTGGACGCCACATGTGGCGTCATAACTCACCAATCACTTTTGTTGCGCATCACAGATCAGTCTCCGCAAGAGCTTTTGAGCTCCACTCTACGTGTAGCTCGCTGTTGTCTGCAACATCATCACCGCCGACAGTCATCGTACATATCATCCCAAAATAGATGAGCAAATGTAATTTGGTTACCACCATAAACCACCAAATACCAACAAACGCAGGCGCAAATCGCAAACAGTTTCTAAAACTTCTTCACAATGGCAAGTCATCTGCCCCTCTACCATTTCTCCCGCCATTCTGCTAACCTTCAATCCCCTTTGTTCAGCTTCCCCTTGGGCTCCTGAACGCGGCCCAGGGCCACGCGATGATGGTGGAATTGAAGAACGGCGAAACCCTCAACGGACACCTGGTTCAGTGCGATACGTGGATGAACCTCACTCTGAGAGAGGTGGTGCAGACGAGTCCAGATGGGGACAAGTTTATGCGGCTACCAGAGATATACGTCAAGGGAAACAACGTACGTATACCCTCATTTCAATCGAGTCACATGGCGATTGAATACATTCGGCCTCTTATGGAGGTCAAGAAAAGCAAACCGAAACCCGCTGACTGCTCCTCCATGACTGTAGATCAAATACCTCCGCGTTCCCGACGAAGTCATAGACCAGGTCAaggagcaacagcagcaacaccaaCAGCAACATCAACAACACGGACAGCAGGGAGGCTTCAGGGGAGGAAGGGGTGGCGGCTCAAGAGGTGACCACCGCGGCGGAGGCGACAGGGGACGGGGCGGCCGAGGTCGGGGAGCCGGGCGTGGCCGGGGAAGGGGAGGCGCTTAGGTCAAGAGCAtccaaaacaacaaacaaacgAGGGCGTACATGTGGGGAAACCCTGATGGCCGCGGAGACTACGAATGCCTACTCGAATATTCTTGTGACCCTGATGAGCAGCGTGGAAGGAAAACCCATCTCACAAAAACATATCCACGCCAAGAGAGTTGTTCAGTCTTGGGATGTGGTTGGGCTGATGATCTCATGGCGATACCCTGGTGAAGAGGGTGGGGCAAGCCGGGCATCGAAGAAGACTGTTTATTTGGCAGGTTGCGAATGGCGGCATCAAATGAGTGCATTGTGGGAGGAATTTCGACGGCTAACCCCTTCGACCTGACTCTGCTCGAAACCGAGCGGAGACGGGCTAGATAAAATGCATGATACCCTACGAGCGGGCTGATTTGGTTTTAACCTGTAATTTATTCCCGGGAAAAGAGCAAGAGAGCCATTTTGAACACAAGCCCCTGAGCAAAAATGGGAAACTAACAGGATACGACTGTGTTGGGCGAGTGGTATCTTTTAAAGTGAGTGAGGAGAATGTAAATGCTAATACTACGTAATTTCCTACTCGAGTTCTCTTTAGGATGCCGGAGGCCCCGGAAGTGGGTCAACCGCCTTTTCTTCTCCGGGAGTGGGGTATCTCGGAGGACGACAATTTTCAAGCTACAGCATTCTACAGCATCTATTACTACCTATTCGCGGAACGCGTCTGACACGCATAATCAAAACTTCAAagtcacaaaaaaaaaaaatcggctTCAATTGAAACACCAGCCAGCCATACATAGTGCTGCCTGCCTTTGAGATGCTGTCCTCGCGCGCAAAATAATGCTCAAGACTGGCGTCACCGTCGACGTGCTGTGGCGCGGGCTGTTAGCTAGGACAACGCTTAACGGTCTGGTTCCGGCGCGAGCCCAAAGCTCTGCAAGATCAGTCTTTCCCGAATCGACCGGCCAATGGCGCCACGAGAGTCTTCAATGCCTCAATTCCAGGCATTCCCACCATAATTGGAAACCGGCATTTAGGCAATGCACTCGGAATAGACCATCCCATCGGCCATACTCGACCTCAGCCCCCGAACCAATAACAGAAGCGGAAACAGAATCAGGGACACCACGGCTGTCCGCCAGATTCCTATACGAATTTGTTGACTTGCCGGTGGATTTAATAAGGAACAGGCAGACCCGAAACCTGCCCGACGCTATCCGCAACCTCGCCGAGGATCCGACCAAGGTCAGGGCTGACGGGACCGTCCGCATCAGATGCGAGGATATCCTGGCGTACCTGCGCGACCTCCGCGACGAGAGACCTGACAACTCCCGTGTGCCCGAATTCTGGGCCCAGGTGGTAAAGCCATGTGTTGCCGGTATTGAACCGCTCGTCGAGGATCCTCTCCTGCGGGCGCAAATCCGCCACGAGGGGAGTTGTGAGGTTGTCACTCACGTCTTGAGTGAGGCCCAGGAGGCGGGCTACAACCCGACTTCAACAACCCTCCATCTGGCACTACGCGTACGTCAAAGTAGAAGAACATGGGCCCAATCTTTATAGGCGGGTGCCTGGACCAGACCGTCTCGAATCTTGCTAACACCGTGTGCTTCACTCACAGGCCTTGGCTACTCACCCTGATTACATATTGCGGGACCGGCTCCTTGAGATAATGAAGAGCCGGTATATCGAATTGACAACCGATGGCCACGCGAGCGTGATCTTGGGCTTGCTGCGTGACGGGCAATACGAGATGGCCATCGACAAACTGGAGCAGGTTACTCGAGAAGGGGTTGAGGTCCCGACGTGGGTTCACGACATCTTTTTATTTGTCTTTGCTGAGCTGGGCTTCCATGATGAGGTCATTAGAATCATCAATCACCACCGAATTAGTCGCAAAGGCACAGAGTTGGACTGGCCCTCGGCAAACACGTGCTACTTCCTCCTAGACAAGTGCTCAAAGGGATATCATTACGACAGCACAAAGTTCATCTGGAACTTGGCGGTGCCCAAGATGTTTAACCCCCCAGACGGTGTCTTGGAGAACGTTCTTTGCACCGCGGCAAAGGGACTCGATTCAATGCTCGGGTCTCAGGCAATTAGGATGCTGGCGACCCGCGGGAACAAGCTCTCTTTGCACCATTACGAGCCGCTGATTGCTTGCTATGCCGGGGCTGAGGACGAGGAAAAGGCGTTCAGCGTGCTGTGCATCATGCACCGGGCGGGTATCAAGCCGGAATCGGGCAGCACACGTCCCCTTTATCATTTACTCCAGAAAAAGGAGCCGTACGAACTCCTGGAAACGGTCCGGCTGCTCTTCCGGCTCAAGTCACAAGGAGACGTGCCGATTGCAGCCTTCAACGTTGTCCTGGAGGCGATGCTCGCAAAGAGCGGACTCGGCCAGGCCATGGACTTTTACAGCCGAGTGCGACTCATTGTCAAGTCTGGACCCGACATTGAGACCTTCAACACCATCCTGCGCATGATATACACGGAGAAGCCGGAACGCAGCCTCGAGACGACTGAGTTTTTGATGGACGAAATGAAGGCAATCGGGATCATGCCGGACAGGTTCACGTACGAACATGTGATCCACAACCTGGCGCGCGCCGGGAAGCCCGAACTCGCGCTCGAGTACCTACAGGAGATGAGCCAGACGTTCCACAGGTCAATGGGCAGAACGGGCTGGATCACCAAGATCAATACCCTGTGGTTGTTCAAAAAGTTGAGAGAGGCTGGTCTCGACAAGGAAGCCGAGGACCTCATCACCGAGTCGAATGCTCGTGGATTAAAGATCAAAAACGTGGAGCGTGAGCTGGACAGACCTGGGATTCGCTCCGGTGTGGTAAACCCTGGCTTCTATGCAGACGAGTCCTAATTACCCGTTCGACACGGCAGCGGCATCACGGCCATAATCAGAAGCACGACGAGTTCCCACGACGTTGAaggcttctttttcttttatttttctgcCTCACATAGATTTTACAACAAGCGACGACAAGGCGCCTGCGTTGCTCGCATGCTTCGCATATGGGAGGTGATTGGACGGGATTGTGAAGTTGAATTAAAAGAAATCGATTGGGCCTTCACATCAACATTTTGAGTTGATGACTGATTGACTGATAAGGCTGCGATTTAAGGGTTGTCGATCAACTCTGCCCTACCGTTTTAATTCGTCTGGCTTGCGGCAGCTCGCAGGAAATGCCACCGGAGTTATGGCTGGAGTTTTCGGAGCTATGGCGGACGCCATGACCGTTTACGGTATTAacactaaaaaaaaaaccgttgAAAGGTGGcacagaaacaaaaagaaacacaagaaaccaaaagcaaaatgaaaggaaaagggaaaaaCGAAACATCTAGACTAATCGTTCATGGCCAATCGCCGCTAAATCGAAACTAGTTCAGCCCCCCTCAAGTTTGCGTGCCTCTTTGAAAGAAAAGATCGCTGGTGTGTCCGAGTTTCGACTCAAGATGAGTTCGGTGTGACTGAATGTTTCCTGGCTGCCTAGGACCCTAAGAGTAGATCGCGTATcccctgcttcttctttgTAAGGCGTCAGCTGTCTTGTTTATTAATGCCTTTGctggactagactagactagactagactattTCTAGAGCAAGCTGAACATGTATGTCTGTGTGCACGGCACAGCACagcacttgttgggaacatGATAATTTGTTTGGTGCCTTGGGTGCCTCGTTTTGTGCTGACATCCTGCTAAGTCGATTTCTAAGCCGGGCCAATTCAGGTCCCATACAGCTCCAGACTAGACCCTGCCTAACAGCTCCCCCTTCAATACAAGCAAAAGTAAGGCTGATTGATGGGACCGGTACTACCCAATGCCTCGTGCAGGAGGAATACCGTACCTGGGAAATCCAACCATAAGCCCGCCGTTTACCGCCGCTTGGTGTGCATCGGTAAGTCGGTGATTGGAGGAAGGCGCGGGCCTACGCAGCCAAGTACCAAAACGTCATGACAAATTAACCCCGACTCTGCTGTCTCACTCTTGTCATGTAGGTCGAATCGGCAGCGGTCCTTTTCCATGGCGAGCCCCCATCATTCTGATTCGGCAATACGCGCTCATTCCTGGAGATACCGAGCATGCCAAGAGAGCAAAAGCACAACACCCAAGTGTAGCTTAGACTAAAGTCCGCACCCAAGTCCTCAACATACCCGTCTTGTTATTTTCTACccctttctttctctctcacTCTCTCTAGCTATCAATGGAAAAGGTACCCAAATATGAAACCAGAACCAGATTGGTAATCTGCATCAGATCGGTATGGCGTCTTCCGCTGCACTCGCTGACGGTGATTCGGATCTAGCTCCATAGATTGTACCCCTTGCTTCGTAAATACGTAGACAAAAAAGACGTGCTTAGAATGCCATAGTAAACCACCGATAAGGCATCTTTTGTGATACATTAGAAAACTCTTCTTGAAGATTCAGAGTATAAAAGATGGCGTCTCTTTCCTTTGAaactattttctttttctttggttttGTCAATTACTATCAGACACGAGAGTGGCACGACTGTTCCCAATGGGTCAGACAGACTTACATGCACTTATCTCGTGAACGATTAATATATTGTACACAACTGAGTATACACTACCTGCCAGCCATTCTCTAAATACGTGGCCCTGTCACTTGACAAAGCGGTGCAGCGAGCCGCACCGTCCCGCCCACACATATAATTTTTCCAAAagcgggagaaaaaaaaaaaaaaagatacacAACCCATCACCACACCACTACAATGGTTTCTAGTATCCAGGATACCGCCCTGGGCGCGGCAATCCGACTTGTCACCAAGAACAAACTGCTAAAGTACCCCGAGGAACGAGACAACTTCAAGCTCCCCGCCCAGTGGCGCCGACTACTCGACGGCAGCAACACCAGCGAGCAAGATTCCGATGGCAGCCTCGCCAGAGAGAAGACGGGAGAGGCGCGCACAGGGTCGCTAGGCTCCGAGAGCAGCACGGTAtcggacgacgaggaagccCAAGCAGCCGGGAGCAGCTCGGCATCGGCGATGCGGAGGGTGCAGTCCATACCCATCGTCCCCATGACGACGAGGTCGGGCGACATACTCGTCGACTGGTACACGACAGACGACCCCGAGAACCCCCTGAACTGGAGCAGGATGCGAAAGGCCATGGTCACGGCCATCCTGTGCATCTACACCTTTGTCGTCTACATGTCCTCGGCCATCTACACCACGTCTGAACACGGCGTCATGGAGGAGTTTGGCGTCACGTCGGTCGAGGCGGGGCTGGGCCTGGCCCTTTTCGTGCTCGGGTACGGCGTGGGACCATCGATCCTGAGCCCGCTGTCCGAGCTGCCCTCGGTCGGCCGCAACCCGCCCTACATCGCCAGCATGTTCATCTTCGTCATCATCTCCATCCCCACCGCGCTCGTCACAAACTACCCGGGCCTGATGGTGCTCCGCTTCCTGCAGGGCTTCTTCGGGTCGCCTTGCCTGGCCTCGGGCGGCGCCTCCGTcatggacatgtacggctTCGGGCTCGACCTCCCCTACCCGATGATGGTGTGGACCGTCTCGTCCTTTTGCGGCCCTGCCCTGGGCCCTCTGCTCTCGGGCTTCAGTGTCCCCGCCCTGGGTTGGCGCTGGTCCCTCCTCGAGATCCTCTTCGCCTCTGCACCCGTCTTCCTTATCATGTTCGCCTTCCTTCCCGAGACTTCGAGCGACAACATCCTGCTCCGCCGCGCCCGACGCCTTCGTGCTCTCACAAAGTCGGACCGCTTCCAGACCAAGGCCGAGATCGAGCAGAAGGAAATGACGTTTGGCGCCATCCTCGCCGATGCGCTCATCAAGCCCATGGAGATCTCCATCAAGGACCCGGCCGTGGCTTTTGTCCAGATCTACACCGCCATCATCTACGGAATCTATTACTCCTTCTTCGAGGTGTTCCCGCTCGTTTTCCCCGTCTTCTACGGCATGAGCGCGGGACAGGTCGGCCTCGTCTTCCTCTGCATCCTCGTGTCGGCGGTCGTGGGGATGACCGCCTATGCCTCCTACCTGGCCTTTTACATGCACCCGCGCATCCGCGCCCGCGGTCACCCGGTGCATGAAACGCGCCTGGTACccgccctggccgccgctTTCGGCCCGACCATCGGCCTCTTCATCTTTGCCTGGACGGCCCGACCAGACGTGCACTGGATCGCGCCCACCGTGGGCATTACCCTGTACGGCGCCTCGGGCTTCGTCGTCATGCAGTGCCTGTTTTGCTACATCCCGCTGTCGTACCCGCGCTACGCCGCGAGCTTGTTTGCCGCAAACGACCTCTGCCGGTCGGCCCTGGCTTTTGCCAGCGTCCTGTTTGCCAGGCCGCTCTTTGCAAACCTCGGCGTCGCCCGCGGCGTCACCCTCCTCGCCGGCCTGAGCGTACTCGGAATCGTTGGCATGTGGGCCCTGTGGAGTTTCGGCGCCCGGTTGAGGGCCATGAGCAAGTTTGCCGTGTCCGAGTCGGAAGAGATTGTCGCTGCCGAGCAGGAGAAGCAGTGAATGTTTGATGAAAAAAAGTGATTGTTTCTTGGGTTTGACTTTATGGCTGGGTTATAATGCTAAGGAGTTTAGTGCAGAGGAGTTTTTCTCATCTCCTGTTACCAGTGTCCGCGTTTGATTAGGCCCTGCGACGACATAAAGAATTCGTGCAAAAACGAATTAgactctagttctagactagctTAGATTCGGATCTTTTGCTTCCAAATGGTATTTTTTTCAGCACAGTTCATGTGTATTTCTTGGTTCGAGTCCACGGCATCACAGCATTGATTCCGAGTATGTATGCAGGAAAAAAGACCGAGGGTGGGACGGACTTGAAATAGAAGTCGTAAGTTATCATATGCTAGGGTATTTATTCACGTACCAACGTCACATTTGTGACCCCACTTCGCAGAGCTCAAGGGGCCCCAAATACCAGAGAGAAAGATATAAAATAAACAGTGGTGAGGCACCAAGCACCCCACGTCAGAAGATGAAGTCAACAAACGG is from Pyricularia oryzae 70-15 chromosome 2, whole genome shotgun sequence and encodes:
- a CDS encoding glycine rich protein, whose amino-acid sequence is MMVELKNGETLNGHLVQCDTWMNLTLREVVQTSPDGDKFMRLPEIYVKGNNIKYLRVPDEVIDQVKEQQQQHQQQHQQHGQQGGFRGGRGGGSRGDHRGGGDRGRGGRGRGAGRGRGRGGA
- a CDS encoding pentatricopeptide repeat protein — translated: MLKTGVTVDVLWRGLLARTTLNGLVPARAQSSARSVFPESTGQWRHESLQCLNSRHSHHNWKPAFRQCTRNRPSHRPYSTSAPEPITEAETESGTPRLSARFLYEFVDLPVDLIRNRQTRNLPDAIRNLAEDPTKVRADGTVRIRCEDILAYLRDLRDERPDNSRVPEFWAQVVKPCVAGIEPLVEDPLLRAQIRHEGSCEVVTHVLSEAQEAGYNPTSTTLHLALRALATHPDYILRDRLLEIMKSRYIELTTDGHASVILGLLRDGQYEMAIDKLEQVTREGVEVPTWVHDIFLFVFAELGFHDEVIRIINHHRISRKGTELDWPSANTCYFLLDKCSKGYHYDSTKFIWNLAVPKMFNPPDGVLENVLCTAAKGLDSMLGSQAIRMLATRGNKLSLHHYEPLIACYAGAEDEEKAFSVLCIMHRAGIKPESGSTRPLYHLLQKKEPYELLETVRLLFRLKSQGDVPIAAFNVVLEAMLAKSGLGQAMDFYSRVRLIVKSGPDIETFNTILRMIYTEKPERSLETTEFLMDEMKAIGIMPDRFTYEHVIHNLARAGKPELALEYLQEMSQTFHRSMGRTGWITKINTLWLFKKLREAGLDKEAEDLITESNARGLKIKNVERELDRPGIRSGVVNPGFYADES
- a CDS encoding benomyl/methotrexate resistance protein — its product is MVSSIQDTALGAAIRLVTKNKLLKYPEERDNFKLPAQWRRLLDGSNTSEQDSDGSLAREKTGEARTGSLGSESSTVSDDEEAQAAGSSSASAMRRVQSIPIVPMTTRSGDILVDWYTTDDPENPLNWSRMRKAMVTAILCIYTFVVYMSSAIYTTSEHGVMEEFGVTSVEAGLGLALFVLGYGVGPSILSPLSELPSVGRNPPYIASMFIFVIISIPTALVTNYPGLMVLRFLQGFFGSPCLASGGASVMDMYGFGLDLPYPMMVWTVSSFCGPALGPLLSGFSVPALGWRWSLLEILFASAPVFLIMFAFLPETSSDNILLRRARRLRALTKSDRFQTKAEIEQKEMTFGAILADALIKPMEISIKDPAVAFVQIYTAIIYGIYYSFFEVFPLVFPVFYGMSAGQVGLVFLCILVSAVVGMTAYASYLAFYMHPRIRARGHPVHETRLVPALAAAFGPTIGLFIFAWTARPDVHWIAPTVGITLYGASGFVVMQCLFCYIPLSYPRYAASLFAANDLCRSALAFASVLFARPLFANLGVARGVTLLAGLSVLGIVGMWALWSFGARLRAMSKFAVSESEEIVAAEQEKQ